One genomic region from Parerythrobacter aestuarii encodes:
- a CDS encoding tetratricopeptide repeat protein, with protein MPTALLASAGEEVPDAIAAYKAGDWETARVLWQGACDAGNPAACHEVAVVYRDGEGVPADAERAKQLFEQACTGGFGDSCFNLGNKAEGETRLSYFERGCALDSVGSCARIGMAYRDGKDTGKDAGKAVDYLTRACLIDKQQAGPACFMLAGLYDIHDEFVIEDDGATANRWLARGCSLTDVQSCQNLGFHYRAGYGIGKDLVKSNALYAMACNDASSLACPMFSPREYFGAAPAYRGSEIKPDKRQAAGLYRTACERGLALGCAQFAYAILRGGKAAKNRATIDRYLKQTLELDPGNWFAEFLIDLIEKDGIEAWDRRNR; from the coding sequence GTGCCGACCGCTTTGCTTGCGTCGGCCGGCGAGGAGGTGCCCGATGCGATCGCTGCCTACAAGGCTGGCGATTGGGAAACGGCGCGCGTCCTGTGGCAGGGGGCCTGCGATGCAGGCAATCCAGCCGCGTGTCATGAAGTGGCGGTCGTCTATCGTGACGGCGAAGGTGTCCCAGCCGATGCCGAACGAGCCAAGCAGTTGTTCGAACAGGCCTGTACAGGAGGCTTCGGCGATTCCTGTTTCAACCTCGGCAACAAGGCTGAGGGCGAAACGCGCCTATCCTATTTCGAGAGGGGGTGCGCGCTCGATAGTGTCGGTTCCTGTGCGCGGATCGGGATGGCCTATCGCGATGGTAAGGACACCGGAAAAGACGCTGGAAAGGCGGTCGATTACCTGACCAGGGCGTGCCTGATCGACAAACAACAGGCGGGGCCAGCCTGCTTCATGTTGGCTGGCCTGTATGACATCCATGACGAATTTGTGATCGAAGATGATGGGGCCACGGCCAACCGCTGGCTGGCGCGCGGCTGCAGCCTGACGGATGTCCAGAGCTGCCAGAACCTCGGCTTCCATTATCGCGCCGGCTACGGCATCGGGAAGGACCTGGTGAAAAGCAATGCGCTCTATGCCATGGCCTGCAACGATGCATCCAGTCTCGCATGCCCCATGTTCTCACCTCGCGAGTACTTCGGTGCCGCCCCGGCCTATCGCGGCTCGGAAATCAAGCCGGACAAGCGGCAGGCCGCCGGGCTGTATCGGACCGCTTGCGAACGGGGACTGGCATTGGGTTGCGCGCAGTTTGCCTATGCCATCCTGCGTGGCGGCAAAGCGGCCAAGAACCGGGCGACCATCGACCGCTATCTGAAGCAAACTCTGGAGCTTGATCCGGGCAACTGGTTCGCGGAATTCCTCATCGATCTTATCGAGAAGGACGGGATCGAGGCCTGGGACAGGCGCAACCGCTGA
- a CDS encoding class I SAM-dependent methyltransferase, whose protein sequence is MSLGEWWGRHGVPRVIKFACGMPAIMKRRSRIVPLANGHVFELGCGGGINQQFYNPDAIDSYAGIDPDPTLLEYARAEAQKKGWNVDIRSGIGEDIPFDDNSFDTVVCTYTMCSVQDQAQVIREMRRILKPGGKLLFLEHGRAPDADVARFQERIEPYWKPFAGGCHLTRPVTEAVRAGGFVVEPMGATYLPKTPKSLGWNEWGMGIKAGG, encoded by the coding sequence ATGAGCTTGGGTGAATGGTGGGGCCGCCATGGGGTGCCGCGCGTAATAAAGTTCGCTTGCGGCATGCCGGCGATCATGAAGCGGCGCTCGCGGATCGTACCACTTGCCAACGGTCATGTGTTCGAATTGGGATGCGGCGGAGGAATCAACCAGCAGTTCTACAATCCCGATGCCATCGACAGCTATGCTGGCATCGATCCCGATCCCACGCTGCTCGAATATGCTCGCGCCGAAGCGCAGAAGAAGGGCTGGAACGTCGATATCCGATCAGGAATCGGCGAAGACATCCCGTTTGACGACAACAGTTTTGACACCGTGGTGTGCACCTACACCATGTGCTCGGTGCAGGATCAGGCGCAGGTGATCAGGGAAATGCGCCGCATCCTCAAACCGGGCGGCAAGTTGCTTTTCCTCGAACATGGCCGGGCCCCCGATGCCGATGTCGCGCGGTTCCAGGAGCGGATCGAGCCTTATTGGAAGCCATTTGCCGGTGGCTGTCACCTGACCCGGCCGGTGACCGAAGCGGTCAGGGCAGGGGGCTTCGTGGTCGAACCCATGGGTGCGACTTACCTGCCGAAAACACCCAAGTCGCTTGGCTGGAACGAATGGGGCATGGGGATCAAGGCAGGAGGCTGA
- a CDS encoding haloalkane dehalogenase: MPTIIRTPEERFANLPDYPFAPHYHELTDGIRLHYIDEGPRDGSPVLMLHGEPSWSFLYRFMIPQVVEAGYRAVAPDLVGFGKSDKLSRKSDYSYAGHVAWMREWVEAMDLQDIVLACQDWGSLVGLRLVAAMPERFAAVVLSNGGLPAGQEAPPAFAKWRNFSKWSPVFPIGKILQRATTRELSKAEVAAYDAPFHSRASKAGARIFPSLVPLGENVAVPDQLAAWEVLERFDKPFTCCFSDQDPITRGGDAQFRERVPGARNNDLHRTLSGHHFIQEDDPHGFAAAILETAKKAGL, from the coding sequence ATGCCAACAATTATCCGCACTCCGGAAGAACGTTTCGCCAACTTGCCTGATTACCCTTTCGCGCCGCACTATCATGAACTTACAGATGGCATCAGGCTCCATTATATCGACGAAGGACCGCGCGATGGCAGTCCCGTGCTGATGCTGCACGGCGAACCCAGCTGGAGCTTCCTCTATCGCTTCATGATCCCGCAAGTGGTCGAGGCCGGGTACCGCGCTGTCGCGCCGGACCTCGTCGGCTTTGGCAAATCGGACAAGCTCTCGCGCAAGAGCGACTACAGCTATGCCGGGCATGTGGCATGGATGCGCGAATGGGTCGAAGCAATGGACTTGCAGGACATCGTGCTTGCTTGTCAGGACTGGGGTTCGCTGGTCGGTTTACGACTGGTTGCAGCCATGCCGGAACGCTTTGCTGCCGTGGTCCTGTCCAACGGTGGGCTCCCGGCTGGGCAGGAGGCACCACCCGCCTTTGCCAAGTGGCGGAACTTCTCGAAATGGAGCCCGGTTTTCCCGATCGGAAAGATCCTCCAGCGCGCCACAACGCGGGAGTTGAGCAAGGCCGAAGTTGCGGCCTACGATGCGCCTTTTCACAGCCGCGCCAGCAAGGCCGGGGCTCGCATATTCCCGTCACTTGTGCCGCTTGGCGAGAATGTGGCCGTACCCGACCAACTCGCGGCATGGGAAGTGCTGGAGCGCTTCGACAAGCCCTTCACCTGTTGCTTTTCCGACCAGGACCCGATCACGCGCGGCGGCGATGCCCAATTCCGCGAGCGCGTGCCAGGTGCACGCAACAACGACCTGCATCGCACGTTGAGCGGCCACCATTTCATCCAGGAAGACGATCCGCACGGATTTGCCGCAGCCATTCTCGAAACCGCGAAGAAAGCCGGGCTTTAG
- a CDS encoding D-alanine--D-alanine ligase family protein encodes MTEIKPLRIPQQDKDRVRLLFMAKHALWGGGMHPEDGNHAIYHHEVRTTLEGLGLNLTFADKYDVLFTRPDVDFVFPLLNRGGFVNSEMLIPILCNMHRIPYLGAMPFLRGLGDDKSVSKLVCTHAGVPTAPWFCYRRGAPVLEADLPPSPDGRWVIKPNASSASWGISDAFDWNGVTNAIADIHGQGHDAIVEPYLDGYDVQCAFITIDSEPVALPMLWYERENTQKLWTYYEKRDLVQNTEKAALKTFDHADFAPKITEMAKKVAREFVPFDYGRIEFRVDLKTGDINFIEINLNCNLWSEKVMAKAASYAGFSHADLLETLLAESWRRNALIA; translated from the coding sequence ATGACTGAGATCAAGCCACTTCGCATTCCGCAACAGGACAAGGACCGCGTCCGCTTGTTGTTCATGGCCAAACACGCGCTTTGGGGCGGGGGCATGCACCCCGAAGATGGCAACCATGCCATCTACCACCACGAAGTGCGCACTACGCTCGAAGGGCTTGGCCTCAACCTGACCTTTGCTGACAAGTACGATGTGCTGTTTACCCGCCCGGATGTCGATTTCGTGTTCCCGCTGCTCAACCGCGGCGGCTTCGTGAACAGCGAGATGCTGATCCCGATCCTGTGCAACATGCACCGCATTCCGTATCTCGGCGCGATGCCGTTCCTGCGAGGGCTCGGCGATGACAAGTCGGTCTCCAAGCTCGTCTGCACCCATGCCGGCGTGCCGACCGCACCGTGGTTCTGCTATCGTCGCGGCGCACCGGTGCTCGAAGCGGACCTGCCCCCCTCGCCCGATGGCCGCTGGGTCATCAAGCCCAACGCATCTTCCGCCAGCTGGGGCATTTCCGATGCCTTCGACTGGAACGGCGTGACCAATGCAATCGCCGACATCCACGGCCAGGGGCATGACGCCATCGTCGAGCCCTATCTCGATGGGTACGACGTGCAATGTGCGTTCATCACCATCGACAGCGAACCCGTCGCCCTGCCGATGCTGTGGTACGAGCGCGAAAACACTCAGAAGCTGTGGACCTATTACGAGAAGCGCGACCTGGTACAGAACACCGAGAAGGCCGCGCTCAAGACCTTCGACCATGCCGATTTCGCGCCGAAGATCACCGAAATGGCGAAAAAGGTCGCACGCGAATTCGTGCCGTTCGACTATGGAAGGATCGAATTCCGGGTCGACCTCAAGACCGGCGACATCAATTTCATCGAGATCAACCTCAACTGCAATTTGTGGTCGGAAAAGGTCATGGCGAAGGCGGCGAGCTATGCCGGGTTCAGCCACGCCGACCTGCTGGAAACATTGTTGGCGGAAAGCTGGCGTCGCAACGCGTTGATTGCATGA
- a CDS encoding NTP transferase domain-containing protein — protein MSQNPTTVIILAAQRAGVVNPLAERAGVSHKCVAPICGRPLIEWVLDVVTERPDLAEIRISIEPDAQAVVEPLLAPYAGRTPIRFVDSHTGIVDSVMAAVGDDEGPFIITTADNVLLSAEGFEQVRETIRHADATLALAREADVKAAHSEGQRNFYQFRDSGYANCNIYGIASRRAFGAAEIFREGGQFQANRDRMIRAFGLFNILLMGLKLVDARGAMKRISKRFGLAIEATFFDDGALAIDVDNERTYSVCEALLPKRKQVPESWTSPS, from the coding sequence ATGAGCCAGAACCCCACTACCGTCATCATCCTTGCCGCCCAGCGCGCCGGCGTCGTCAACCCGCTCGCCGAACGGGCTGGCGTTTCGCACAAGTGCGTCGCGCCGATTTGCGGACGCCCGCTGATCGAATGGGTGCTCGACGTCGTCACTGAACGTCCCGATCTCGCGGAAATCCGCATTTCCATCGAGCCGGATGCCCAGGCGGTGGTCGAGCCGTTGCTGGCACCTTATGCCGGGCGCACTCCCATCCGTTTCGTTGATTCGCATACCGGTATCGTCGACAGCGTCATGGCGGCCGTCGGCGATGACGAGGGCCCCTTCATCATCACCACAGCCGACAATGTCCTGCTCAGCGCAGAAGGCTTCGAGCAGGTTCGCGAAACCATCCGCCACGCCGATGCCACGCTGGCGCTGGCGCGGGAGGCGGATGTCAAAGCCGCACATTCGGAGGGCCAGCGTAACTTCTACCAGTTCCGGGATAGCGGCTATGCCAATTGCAACATTTACGGCATCGCCAGCCGCCGCGCATTCGGAGCCGCGGAGATCTTTCGCGAAGGCGGCCAGTTCCAGGCCAATCGCGACCGCATGATCCGCGCTTTCGGCTTGTTCAATATCCTGCTGATGGGTCTCAAGCTGGTCGATGCCAGGGGCGCCATGAAGCGCATCAGCAAGCGCTTTGGCCTGGCCATCGAGGCAACTTTCTTCGATGATGGGGCGCTGGCGATCGATGTCGACAATGAACGCACCTACAGCGTGTGTGAGGCATTGCTGCCCAAGCGAAAACAGGTGCCGGAAAGCTGGACGTCGCCTTCCTGA
- a CDS encoding SDR family NAD(P)-dependent oxidoreductase, translating to MANVGQNFERAAIFGASGGIGRALVEELAARGVETIHAGSRRGETRLGPGIIPLRFDYDDPASLSAAAKAFSDDPPQLVIVATGVLTLDDGTGPERSYKQLDGETMARVLHLNTIGPAIVAKHMLPLFPRDRRAVFAALSARVGSIGDNGIGGWHSYRASKAALNMLVRNFAIELGRTHKQAVAVSLHPGTVDTALSAPFQSNLPAGQLTDPAEAARNLLAVIDGLGPEDSGHQFDWEGQRVPD from the coding sequence ATGGCCAATGTAGGACAGAACTTCGAGCGGGCAGCGATTTTCGGCGCCAGTGGCGGCATTGGCCGGGCACTGGTCGAGGAGCTGGCAGCGCGCGGCGTGGAGACGATCCATGCCGGCTCGCGCCGGGGCGAAACACGTCTCGGCCCCGGCATCATTCCGTTACGCTTCGACTATGATGATCCCGCCAGCCTCTCCGCAGCTGCCAAGGCCTTCTCCGACGATCCGCCGCAACTCGTCATTGTCGCCACGGGAGTGTTGACTCTGGATGATGGGACCGGGCCCGAGCGCAGCTACAAGCAGCTGGATGGGGAGACGATGGCGCGGGTGCTGCATCTCAACACCATCGGTCCCGCGATTGTTGCCAAGCACATGCTGCCCTTGTTCCCGCGCGACCGGCGTGCCGTGTTCGCGGCGCTGTCGGCCCGGGTCGGCTCGATCGGCGACAATGGCATCGGCGGCTGGCACAGCTATCGCGCATCCAAGGCTGCTCTCAACATGCTGGTCAGGAACTTCGCTATCGAGCTTGGCCGTACGCACAAGCAGGCTGTGGCGGTGTCCTTGCATCCCGGTACTGTCGACACCGCGCTGTCCGCGCCGTTCCAGTCGAACCTTCCCGCAGGCCAACTAACCGATCCGGCCGAGGCCGCGCGCAACCTGCTCGCTGTCATCGACGGATTGGGGCCTGAAGACAGCGGCCACCAGTTCGACTGGGAAGGTCAACGCGTGCCCGACTAA
- a CDS encoding succinate dehydrogenase iron-sulfur subunit: MATFTLPKNSKITGKTREHKVEGGSRIKKFKIYRYDPDSGENPRYDTFEVDLDDCGPMVLDALFKIKNDIDPTLTFRRSCREGICGSCAMNMNGKNGLACTTSIEDLKGEVRITPLPHMEVVKDLVPDFTHFYAQYASIRPWLQTVTPTPSGKERLQSPEQREKLDGLYECILCACCSTSCPSYWWNSDKFLGPAILLQAYRWLADSRDEMTGERLDQLEDPFRLYRCHTIMNCANVCPKGLSPAKAIAETKKMMAERAI, encoded by the coding sequence ATGGCGACCTTCACTCTCCCCAAGAACTCGAAGATCACGGGCAAGACCCGCGAGCATAAGGTTGAAGGCGGGTCGCGCATCAAGAAGTTCAAGATCTACCGCTACGATCCCGACAGCGGCGAGAACCCACGCTATGATACCTTTGAGGTCGATCTCGACGACTGCGGCCCGATGGTCCTCGATGCACTGTTCAAGATCAAGAACGATATCGACCCGACGCTGACCTTCCGCCGTTCCTGCCGCGAGGGGATCTGTGGCTCCTGCGCGATGAACATGAACGGCAAGAACGGGCTCGCCTGCACGACCTCGATCGAAGACCTCAAGGGCGAAGTGCGGATCACTCCCCTTCCCCATATGGAAGTGGTCAAGGACCTGGTGCCGGACTTCACGCATTTCTACGCTCAGTATGCTTCGATCCGTCCGTGGCTGCAGACTGTCACCCCGACCCCGTCGGGCAAGGAACGCCTGCAATCGCCCGAACAGCGCGAGAAGCTCGATGGCCTCTACGAGTGCATCCTGTGCGCCTGCTGCTCGACTTCGTGCCCGAGCTACTGGTGGAACAGCGACAAGTTCCTTGGCCCGGCGATCCTGCTGCAGGCCTATCGCTGGCTGGCCGACAGCCGCGACGAGATGACCGGCGAGCGGCTCGACCAGTTGGAAGACCCCTTCCGCCTCTATCGCTGCCACACCATCATGAATTGTGCGAATGTCTGCCCCAAGGGCCTGAGCCCGGCCAAGGCAATCGCCGAAACCAAGAAGATGATGGCCGAACGCGCGATCTGA
- a CDS encoding PaaI family thioesterase: protein MALPEEIFQHGPDPDNPGWKHWNLKDDTLFNGAVMGKLITRREGDKCRLRMFPERRHENLQGIIHGAVSLALIDISLFTTMHVVGSGNAGPSVTLELSTQFLAGGDPKKPLDAVTEIMRETGKLVFVRGEVVQDETCVCAYSGIIRKLPPRDLPGLKSGPTEG from the coding sequence ATGGCGCTGCCGGAAGAGATTTTCCAGCACGGGCCGGATCCCGATAACCCCGGCTGGAAGCACTGGAACCTCAAGGACGATACGCTGTTCAATGGCGCGGTGATGGGCAAGCTCATCACTCGCCGCGAAGGCGACAAATGCCGTCTGCGGATGTTCCCGGAGCGGCGGCATGAGAACCTGCAGGGCATCATCCATGGCGCGGTAAGCCTGGCACTCATCGACATCTCGCTGTTCACTACCATGCATGTGGTCGGCAGCGGCAACGCCGGGCCATCGGTGACGCTCGAGCTTTCGACTCAGTTCCTTGCCGGGGGCGACCCCAAGAAACCGCTCGATGCGGTGACGGAGATCATGCGCGAGACGGGCAAGCTGGTGTTCGTACGCGGCGAGGTCGTGCAGGACGAAACCTGCGTCTGTGCTTATAGCGGGATCATCCGCAAGCTGCCCCCGCGCGACCTGCCGGGCCTCAAGTCGGGGCCGACCGAAGGGTGA
- the zapE gene encoding cell division protein ZapE, protein MSGVLARYRQLVEVGELKPDAEQAAIAERLERLQQELEATPKRGSILWRALKGKPEAPKGVYMWGGVGRGKSMLMDLFHETLAISRKRRAHFHAFMQEVHARLREARKSETGDPIPPVAGQLAADVRCLAFDEMVVNNSADAMIMSRLFRALIVDEGVVVVTTSNRPPHDLYKDGLNREHFLPFIDLIETRLDVLPLNGPTDYRMDRLGDLGTWHTPLGDAATAQVREAFFRLTDYKPEDADHVPNSELDVGGGRLLHVPKSLKGVAVFSFSRLCREARGAPDYLAIARAYHTVIVVGIPVMGPQERNEAARFVTLIDALYEYRVKLFATAAAEPDALYQAGDGSFEFERTASRLMEMRSPEYMALGHGEAESSG, encoded by the coding sequence GTGAGCGGCGTCCTCGCGCGTTATCGCCAATTGGTCGAAGTCGGCGAGCTCAAGCCCGATGCGGAACAAGCGGCAATCGCTGAACGGCTCGAACGCCTGCAACAGGAACTGGAAGCAACGCCGAAGCGCGGATCGATCCTGTGGCGCGCGCTCAAGGGCAAGCCGGAAGCGCCCAAGGGCGTCTACATGTGGGGCGGTGTCGGGCGCGGCAAATCGATGCTGATGGATCTGTTTCACGAAACGCTCGCCATCAGCCGCAAGCGTCGGGCGCACTTCCACGCCTTCATGCAGGAGGTGCACGCCCGCCTGCGCGAGGCCCGCAAGAGCGAAACCGGCGATCCGATTCCGCCCGTCGCAGGACAGCTGGCCGCAGACGTGCGCTGTCTTGCCTTTGACGAGATGGTGGTCAACAATTCCGCCGACGCGATGATCATGAGCCGACTGTTCCGCGCGCTGATCGTCGATGAAGGCGTCGTGGTGGTGACCACCAGCAACCGCCCTCCTCACGACCTCTACAAGGACGGACTCAACCGTGAGCATTTCCTGCCCTTTATCGACCTGATCGAGACAAGGCTCGATGTGTTGCCGCTAAACGGCCCGACCGATTACCGGATGGATCGCTTGGGGGATCTTGGCACCTGGCACACCCCACTGGGCGATGCTGCCACGGCGCAAGTACGCGAAGCCTTCTTTCGCCTGACCGATTACAAACCCGAGGATGCCGATCACGTCCCCAACAGCGAGCTCGACGTTGGTGGCGGGCGATTGTTGCATGTGCCCAAGAGCCTGAAGGGTGTCGCCGTGTTCAGCTTCAGCCGGCTATGCCGCGAAGCGCGCGGCGCGCCGGATTATCTGGCCATAGCCCGCGCCTATCACACGGTTATCGTCGTCGGCATCCCGGTGATGGGGCCGCAAGAGCGAAACGAGGCGGCGCGCTTCGTCACGCTGATCGATGCGCTCTACGAATATCGGGTGAAGCTGTTCGCGACTGCCGCGGCTGAACCCGATGCCCTTTACCAGGCCGGCGACGGCAGCTTCGAGTTCGAGCGTACCGCCAGCCGGCTGATGGAAATGCGCAGCCCCGAGTACATGGCGCTGGGCCACGGCGAAGCAGAAAGTTCCGGTTAG
- a CDS encoding crotonase/enoyl-CoA hydratase family protein, whose translation MDRVGTEFEDSVTSAHGGSHSHAAADGGYGMASLAMGHPGIPAHLLQLNELDVLYQPEHEALWTFMRPDGRPSFTPPMLGDFEDWQRLIGESFGPDQVPLKYLILGSRAPGVFCYGGDLALFRQLILDHNRDGLVRYGHRCCQILHRNINTLNLPILTIGLVEGAALGGGFEALLSFDYIIAERSATFGLPEIMFGLFPGMGAHALLSRKLGSAMADRIIVSNETYSAQDMFDLGIVHHVAEDGEGLDATREFIRRSDRRHSGLVAARRATKVSWALELSELTRITEIWADAALSLSEQDLKLMERLASAQERGARKAA comes from the coding sequence ATGGACCGCGTAGGAACTGAATTCGAGGACAGCGTAACCAGCGCGCACGGGGGGTCGCATTCTCATGCCGCAGCAGATGGAGGCTATGGCATGGCCAGTCTGGCGATGGGGCATCCGGGAATCCCGGCTCACTTGCTCCAGTTGAATGAACTCGACGTACTTTACCAACCTGAACATGAGGCCCTGTGGACCTTCATGCGGCCGGATGGCCGACCCAGCTTCACCCCACCTATGCTGGGGGATTTCGAGGACTGGCAAAGACTTATCGGCGAAAGTTTCGGTCCGGACCAGGTTCCGCTCAAATATCTCATTCTCGGTAGTCGTGCTCCGGGCGTGTTCTGCTATGGCGGGGACCTGGCGCTGTTTCGCCAATTGATCCTTGACCACAATCGCGACGGGTTGGTCCGCTATGGCCACCGCTGCTGCCAGATCCTGCACCGCAACATTAACACGCTCAACCTGCCGATCCTGACGATTGGCCTGGTCGAAGGCGCGGCGCTGGGCGGCGGGTTCGAGGCACTGCTGTCTTTCGACTATATCATTGCCGAGCGCAGCGCGACCTTCGGCCTGCCGGAGATCATGTTCGGCCTGTTTCCAGGCATGGGGGCGCATGCATTGCTCAGTCGCAAGCTGGGGAGTGCGATGGCCGACCGTATCATCGTCTCCAACGAGACCTACAGTGCGCAAGACATGTTCGATCTCGGGATCGTGCACCATGTGGCGGAAGACGGTGAAGGTCTCGATGCCACGCGTGAGTTCATCCGCAGGTCCGACCGTCGCCATTCCGGGCTCGTAGCCGCCCGTCGTGCGACCAAGGTCTCGTGGGCACTGGAGCTGTCGGAACTGACCCGGATCACGGAGATTTGGGCCGATGCGGCACTGTCGCTGAGCGAGCAGGATCTCAAACTGATGGAGCGGCTTGCCTCGGCGCAGGAGCGCGGAGCACGCAAGGCGGCCTGA
- a CDS encoding XrtA/PEP-CTERM system amidotransferase gives MCGIAGIFHCGTPKPVDPRRVERMTDAMLHRGPDGGDVWVDHGVGLGHRRLSIIDIEGSPQPMHSSDGRSVLIFNGEIYNFRELRRELRDLGAKFHTDGDSEAILAAWQQWGPDCLTKLDGMFAFAIYDRAEKCLFLARDRFGVKPLFMAHLSDGSVAFASELKGLLAHPLLRREVNPQAIEDYLTWGNVPDHTSILKGVEKLSAGHYRLLRHDQPPAAPVRWWDIDFSQRHKGKTADLSAQLLHLLREGVESRMVADVPLGAFLSGGVDSSSVVALMAEASREPVRTCSIGFDVAALDETSYARRIAEQFGTDHHERIVDPNDFGAVDLLAGMFDEPFADASALPTWRVCQLARETVTVALSGDGADEAFAGYRRQVFHAREEQVRSIFPQSLRRPIFGTLGRVWPKADWAPQPLRAKSTFQSLGAAGEEGYARALSVTPPELREQLYTDAMAKELGGYQAERPLMELMRSAPARSGLDRAQYVDLKFWLPGDILTKVDRTSMAVSLEAREPLLDHRLIEFAAGLPHSARIRGRQGKWLLKHTMERMLPHDVLYRPKQGFVTPIAEWLRGPLQSEALGVATSGVLGETGWFSTSALKLLANQHISGRSDHSRLLWQLIMLDRSLRKLGISA, from the coding sequence ATGTGCGGGATTGCCGGTATCTTCCATTGCGGGACGCCCAAGCCGGTCGATCCGCGCCGCGTCGAGCGGATGACCGATGCCATGCTGCATCGCGGCCCCGATGGCGGCGATGTGTGGGTCGACCACGGAGTCGGGCTGGGACATCGCAGGCTGTCGATCATCGACATTGAAGGTTCGCCGCAGCCAATGCATTCGAGCGACGGGCGGTCTGTGCTGATCTTCAATGGCGAGATCTACAATTTCCGCGAGTTGCGCCGCGAACTTCGGGACCTCGGGGCGAAGTTCCACACCGATGGCGATAGCGAGGCGATCCTCGCCGCGTGGCAACAATGGGGCCCGGATTGCTTGACGAAACTCGACGGCATGTTCGCTTTCGCGATCTATGACCGGGCGGAGAAGTGCCTGTTCCTCGCTCGCGACCGGTTCGGGGTGAAGCCGCTGTTCATGGCGCACCTCAGCGACGGTAGCGTGGCCTTCGCCTCGGAGTTGAAGGGCCTCCTGGCACACCCGTTGCTGCGGCGCGAAGTCAATCCGCAGGCGATCGAGGACTATTTGACCTGGGGCAATGTCCCCGATCACACCTCGATCCTAAAAGGTGTCGAGAAGCTGTCGGCAGGCCACTATCGCTTGCTCCGGCACGACCAGCCACCCGCTGCGCCGGTGCGATGGTGGGACATCGACTTCAGCCAGCGTCACAAGGGAAAGACCGCCGATCTTTCCGCCCAATTGTTGCACCTGCTCCGCGAAGGTGTGGAGAGCCGCATGGTGGCCGATGTGCCGCTGGGGGCCTTCCTGTCGGGCGGGGTCGATAGCTCCAGCGTCGTCGCGCTGATGGCGGAAGCCAGCCGCGAGCCGGTCAGGACCTGCTCGATCGGCTTCGATGTCGCTGCGCTCGACGAGACTTCCTACGCCCGCCGGATCGCCGAGCAGTTTGGCACCGACCACCACGAGCGGATCGTCGATCCGAACGATTTCGGCGCGGTCGACCTGCTGGCGGGGATGTTCGATGAGCCCTTCGCCGATGCCTCTGCGCTGCCGACCTGGCGGGTATGCCAGCTGGCGCGCGAGACAGTGACAGTGGCCCTGTCTGGGGACGGAGCGGACGAGGCATTCGCCGGCTATCGCCGGCAGGTGTTCCATGCCCGCGAGGAGCAGGTCCGCTCGATTTTCCCGCAGTCGCTGCGCCGTCCGATCTTCGGGACCCTTGGCAGGGTCTGGCCAAAGGCAGACTGGGCGCCACAGCCCCTGCGGGCCAAATCGACCTTCCAATCGCTGGGTGCCGCGGGCGAGGAGGGCTATGCGCGCGCCTTGTCTGTTACGCCACCAGAGCTTCGCGAGCAGCTCTATACCGATGCCATGGCAAAGGAACTCGGGGGCTACCAGGCAGAGCGGCCCCTGATGGAGCTGATGCGTTCGGCTCCGGCACGCTCGGGGCTCGACCGGGCGCAATATGTCGACCTCAAATTCTGGTTGCCGGGCGATATTCTGACCAAGGTCGACCGTACCAGCATGGCGGTCAGCCTCGAAGCGCGCGAACCTCTGCTGGATCATCGCTTGATCGAATTCGCAGCGGGATTGCCCCATTCGGCACGGATCAGGGGACGACAGGGAAAGTGGCTTTTGAAGCACACTATGGAGCGAATGTTGCCCCATGACGTGCTGTACCGGCCCAAGCAGGGGTTTGTGACCCCGATTGCAGAATGGCTGCGCGGCCCGCTTCAGTCAGAGGCGCTAGGTGTCGCAACCAGTGGTGTTCTGGGTGAAACCGGATGGTTCTCAACTTCAGCCCTGAAGTTATTGGCAAATCAACACATTTCCGGTCGAAGCGATCATTCGAGGCTGCTTTGGCAACTGATCATGCTCGATCGATCGCTGCGAAAGCTCGGCATTTCAGCCTGA